The Microplitis demolitor isolate Queensland-Clemson2020A chromosome 8, iyMicDemo2.1a, whole genome shotgun sequence genome has a segment encoding these proteins:
- the LOC103576755 gene encoding transcription factor Sp4 isoform X2 translates to MEGRTIVVETAEEEQDPLQAQAQTQETQDQQQQQQQQLEQQVSQPQLRFLNASVLQQLQQHQQEVQQQQQQQVHQHGQPQVITLQQLQNFVPMSQQQHDQQRPQTISVQTLPQQFLQGAQLINSQAALQQQQQQQQHGQQQQPQAQQQPQQQQLSYSVIPQMQTVNIDGQDALFIPSSPMTSMAAHHQSSPTMQFTTASGQQVQLASQQVQLANGQTIITPQPVSLIRAPNVFPTSIIQNIGGQTVQLPTDSKATVDVSGQSVQVRPLQFPLQHVQQTVPVQIPVTTNNGQTIYQTVHFPIQALSNVFNMGPQMMPQITQQIPQMAQIITPNGQIQQVQIANLSQLQNLQGQQVAAQVAQQVAQQQAAQQQVVQQVAQHQTQQQVVQQQQQQQQVAAAQAQAQAQAQQQQQVQQVVQQVMQQQAQQQQAQQQQQQVQNQQAAASTPTSSTSWSTSVSTPGNVQVVGIGQLGRPNSNVITTKDGQKIELSTLTRPADGIENELKLTSLDASQLAAGQVIHIPSAQATQQTIQPITITGAQGQQLTLISASALTNLASPQGGMMRSINVGNGGIMQIQPGTGVNTPNGFLQSIPLQNIPGLSNVQVIPASALQPATVQTLPTGAGGTPIVTGQTVHLDSSDPTKWQILQTIQANGTIAPSTPAPQPQQQQQNTTTINNTGEGEPKQHRRRVACNCPNCSDGDRTRDITHKRQHICHIPGCNKVYGKTSHLRAHLRWHTGERPFVCSWVFCGKKFTRSDELQRHRRTHTGEKRFQCPECTKKFMRSDHLTKHIKTHTKIRSTEAATSTQEGSSDSQSSSEDKIIIALHKETDQADIILPGTIEGLQSETPTHVTNE, encoded by the exons ATGGAAGGGAGAACTATAGTGGTG GAAACAGCTGAAGAGGAACAAGATCCTCTGCAGGCACAAGCACAGACTCAAGAAACCCAGgatcagcagcagcaacagcagcagcagctaGAGCAGCAAGTGTCTCAACCTCAGTTACGGTTTCTCAATGCCAGTGTTCTCCAACAGTTGCAACAGCATCAGCAAGAAGtccagcagcagcaacagcagcaagTTCATCAACATGGACAACCCCAAGTCATCACACTCCAGCAGTTGCAGAATTTTGTCCCCATGTCCCAACAGCAGCATGACCAGCAGAGACCTCAAACTATTTCAGTACAAACTTTACCACAGCAATTTTTACAA gGTGCTCAGTTGATAAATAGCCAAGCAGCTctgcagcagcagcaacagcagcaacaacatgGACAGCAACAACAACCCCAAGCCCAACAGCAGCCACAGCAGCAGCAGTTGAGTTACAGTGTGATACCACAAATGCAGACAGTAAATATTGATGGCCAGGATGCACTTTTCATTCCGTCTTCGCCAATGACCTCGATGGCTGCTCATCACCAGTCATCGCCGACAATGCAATTCACAACAGCCAGTGGGCAACAGGTCCAGCTCGCATCTCAGCAAGTTCAGTTGGCAAATGGCCAGACAATTATCACTCCCCAGCCTGTCAGTTTAATCCGAGCACCAAATGTCTTTCCAACCTCGATTATCCAAAATATCGGGGGTCAAACAGTACAACTGCCTACAG ATTCCAAGGCAACCGTGGATGTTTCAGGACAAAGTGTTCAAGTAAGGCCACTGCAGTTTCCACTTCAGCATGTTCAGCAAACTGTGCCTGTACAAATACCAGTTACCACCAACAATGGACAGACAATATATCAGACGGTGCATTTTCCAATTCAAGCGCTGTCGAATGTTTTTAATATGGGTCCACAAATGATGCCACAAATAACCCAg caaaTTCCCCAGATGGCGCAAATAATAACACCTAATGGGCAAATCCAACAAGTTCAAATAGCAAATTTATCTCAGCTTCAAAATCTCCAAGGTCAGCAGGTTGCCGCGCAAGTTGCTCAACAAGTAGCACAGCAGCAAGCAGCTCAGCAACAAGTCGTACAGCAGGTTGCTCAGCATCAAACTCAACAACAGGTCGttcagcaacagcagcagcaacaacaggTCGCGGCAGCTCAAGCTCAGGCCCAAGCTCAAgcgcaacagcagcagcaagtCCAACAAGTAGTCCAGCAAGTTATGCAACAGCAAGCTCAGCAACAACAGGCacagcaacaacagcagcaagtTCAGAATCAACAGGCTGCTGCTTCAACACCAACATCGAGCACCAGTTGGTCAACATCCGTATCAACTCCCGGCAATGTCCAAGTTGTTGGTATTGGCCAACTTGGTAGACCAAACTCAAATGTGATAACGACTAAAGACGGACAAAAAATAGAACTGTCTACTCTAACGAGACCTGCTGACGGCATTGAAAACGAATTAAAGTTAACGAGTTTAGATGCGAGTCAATTGGCTGCCGGTCAAGTTATTCATATACCCTCGGCACAAGCTACACAACAGACAATCCAACCGATAACGATTACTGGCGCACAAGGTCAGCAGCTCACTCTCATATCAGCATCTGCACTGACGAATTTAGCATCTCCACAGGGAGGAATGATGCGGAGTATAAATGTTGGGAATGGTGGAATAATGCAGATTCAACCAGGAACCGGCGTCAATACACCCAATGGATTTTTACAGTCGATACCTCTGCAAAATATACCCGGGCTAAGTAACGTTCAAGTTATTCCAGCAAGTGCTTTACAACCTGCTACTGTTCAAACACTGCCAACTGGCGCTGGTGGAACTCCGATTGTAACCGGTCAGACTGTTCATCTGGACTCCAGTGATCCAACAAAATGGCAAATACTGCAAACCATTCAAGCTAATGGCACGATAGCTCCATCTACTCCAGCTCCACAGccacaacagcagcagcaaaaCACCACGACAATAAATAACACCGGAGAAGGTGAACCCAAACAGCATCGACGACGTGTTGCTTGTAATTGTCCTAATTGCAGTGACGGTGATAGGACACGTGATATAACGCATAAACGTCAGCACATTTGTCACATTCCTGGTTGCAATAAAGTATACGGAAAGACAAGTCACTTGAGAGCTCACCTCAGGTGGCACACTGGAGAACGTCCTTTTGTGTGCAGTTGGGTCTTCTGCGGGAAAAAATTCACCAGGTCTGACGAATTGCAGAGGCACAGAAGAACCCACACTGGAGAAAAGAGGTTCCAGTGTCCTGAATGTACAAAGAAATTCATGCGCTCTGATCATCTTACAAAGCACATCAAAACGCATACTAAAATACGGAGCACC GAAGCTGCTACATCGACGCAAGAAGGCTCATCAGATAGCCAATCTTCGAGcgaagataaaattataattgcgCTTCACAAAGAGACTGATCAAGCGGACATTATACTGCCCGGAACTATCGAGGGCTTGCAGAGTGAAACGCCGACACATGTAACGAATGAATGA
- the LOC103576755 gene encoding transcription factor Sp4 isoform X1 — protein MASAAKLKETAEEEQDPLQAQAQTQETQDQQQQQQQQLEQQVSQPQLRFLNASVLQQLQQHQQEVQQQQQQQVHQHGQPQVITLQQLQNFVPMSQQQHDQQRPQTISVQTLPQQFLQGAQLINSQAALQQQQQQQQHGQQQQPQAQQQPQQQQLSYSVIPQMQTVNIDGQDALFIPSSPMTSMAAHHQSSPTMQFTTASGQQVQLASQQVQLANGQTIITPQPVSLIRAPNVFPTSIIQNIGGQTVQLPTDSKATVDVSGQSVQVRPLQFPLQHVQQTVPVQIPVTTNNGQTIYQTVHFPIQALSNVFNMGPQMMPQITQQIPQMAQIITPNGQIQQVQIANLSQLQNLQGQQVAAQVAQQVAQQQAAQQQVVQQVAQHQTQQQVVQQQQQQQQVAAAQAQAQAQAQQQQQVQQVVQQVMQQQAQQQQAQQQQQQVQNQQAAASTPTSSTSWSTSVSTPGNVQVVGIGQLGRPNSNVITTKDGQKIELSTLTRPADGIENELKLTSLDASQLAAGQVIHIPSAQATQQTIQPITITGAQGQQLTLISASALTNLASPQGGMMRSINVGNGGIMQIQPGTGVNTPNGFLQSIPLQNIPGLSNVQVIPASALQPATVQTLPTGAGGTPIVTGQTVHLDSSDPTKWQILQTIQANGTIAPSTPAPQPQQQQQNTTTINNTGEGEPKQHRRRVACNCPNCSDGDRTRDITHKRQHICHIPGCNKVYGKTSHLRAHLRWHTGERPFVCSWVFCGKKFTRSDELQRHRRTHTGEKRFQCPECTKKFMRSDHLTKHIKTHTKIRSTEAATSTQEGSSDSQSSSEDKIIIALHKETDQADIILPGTIEGLQSETPTHVTNE, from the exons atggcTTCAGCGGCAAAACTCAAG GAAACAGCTGAAGAGGAACAAGATCCTCTGCAGGCACAAGCACAGACTCAAGAAACCCAGgatcagcagcagcaacagcagcagcagctaGAGCAGCAAGTGTCTCAACCTCAGTTACGGTTTCTCAATGCCAGTGTTCTCCAACAGTTGCAACAGCATCAGCAAGAAGtccagcagcagcaacagcagcaagTTCATCAACATGGACAACCCCAAGTCATCACACTCCAGCAGTTGCAGAATTTTGTCCCCATGTCCCAACAGCAGCATGACCAGCAGAGACCTCAAACTATTTCAGTACAAACTTTACCACAGCAATTTTTACAA gGTGCTCAGTTGATAAATAGCCAAGCAGCTctgcagcagcagcaacagcagcaacaacatgGACAGCAACAACAACCCCAAGCCCAACAGCAGCCACAGCAGCAGCAGTTGAGTTACAGTGTGATACCACAAATGCAGACAGTAAATATTGATGGCCAGGATGCACTTTTCATTCCGTCTTCGCCAATGACCTCGATGGCTGCTCATCACCAGTCATCGCCGACAATGCAATTCACAACAGCCAGTGGGCAACAGGTCCAGCTCGCATCTCAGCAAGTTCAGTTGGCAAATGGCCAGACAATTATCACTCCCCAGCCTGTCAGTTTAATCCGAGCACCAAATGTCTTTCCAACCTCGATTATCCAAAATATCGGGGGTCAAACAGTACAACTGCCTACAG ATTCCAAGGCAACCGTGGATGTTTCAGGACAAAGTGTTCAAGTAAGGCCACTGCAGTTTCCACTTCAGCATGTTCAGCAAACTGTGCCTGTACAAATACCAGTTACCACCAACAATGGACAGACAATATATCAGACGGTGCATTTTCCAATTCAAGCGCTGTCGAATGTTTTTAATATGGGTCCACAAATGATGCCACAAATAACCCAg caaaTTCCCCAGATGGCGCAAATAATAACACCTAATGGGCAAATCCAACAAGTTCAAATAGCAAATTTATCTCAGCTTCAAAATCTCCAAGGTCAGCAGGTTGCCGCGCAAGTTGCTCAACAAGTAGCACAGCAGCAAGCAGCTCAGCAACAAGTCGTACAGCAGGTTGCTCAGCATCAAACTCAACAACAGGTCGttcagcaacagcagcagcaacaacaggTCGCGGCAGCTCAAGCTCAGGCCCAAGCTCAAgcgcaacagcagcagcaagtCCAACAAGTAGTCCAGCAAGTTATGCAACAGCAAGCTCAGCAACAACAGGCacagcaacaacagcagcaagtTCAGAATCAACAGGCTGCTGCTTCAACACCAACATCGAGCACCAGTTGGTCAACATCCGTATCAACTCCCGGCAATGTCCAAGTTGTTGGTATTGGCCAACTTGGTAGACCAAACTCAAATGTGATAACGACTAAAGACGGACAAAAAATAGAACTGTCTACTCTAACGAGACCTGCTGACGGCATTGAAAACGAATTAAAGTTAACGAGTTTAGATGCGAGTCAATTGGCTGCCGGTCAAGTTATTCATATACCCTCGGCACAAGCTACACAACAGACAATCCAACCGATAACGATTACTGGCGCACAAGGTCAGCAGCTCACTCTCATATCAGCATCTGCACTGACGAATTTAGCATCTCCACAGGGAGGAATGATGCGGAGTATAAATGTTGGGAATGGTGGAATAATGCAGATTCAACCAGGAACCGGCGTCAATACACCCAATGGATTTTTACAGTCGATACCTCTGCAAAATATACCCGGGCTAAGTAACGTTCAAGTTATTCCAGCAAGTGCTTTACAACCTGCTACTGTTCAAACACTGCCAACTGGCGCTGGTGGAACTCCGATTGTAACCGGTCAGACTGTTCATCTGGACTCCAGTGATCCAACAAAATGGCAAATACTGCAAACCATTCAAGCTAATGGCACGATAGCTCCATCTACTCCAGCTCCACAGccacaacagcagcagcaaaaCACCACGACAATAAATAACACCGGAGAAGGTGAACCCAAACAGCATCGACGACGTGTTGCTTGTAATTGTCCTAATTGCAGTGACGGTGATAGGACACGTGATATAACGCATAAACGTCAGCACATTTGTCACATTCCTGGTTGCAATAAAGTATACGGAAAGACAAGTCACTTGAGAGCTCACCTCAGGTGGCACACTGGAGAACGTCCTTTTGTGTGCAGTTGGGTCTTCTGCGGGAAAAAATTCACCAGGTCTGACGAATTGCAGAGGCACAGAAGAACCCACACTGGAGAAAAGAGGTTCCAGTGTCCTGAATGTACAAAGAAATTCATGCGCTCTGATCATCTTACAAAGCACATCAAAACGCATACTAAAATACGGAGCACC GAAGCTGCTACATCGACGCAAGAAGGCTCATCAGATAGCCAATCTTCGAGcgaagataaaattataattgcgCTTCACAAAGAGACTGATCAAGCGGACATTATACTGCCCGGAACTATCGAGGGCTTGCAGAGTGAAACGCCGACACATGTAACGAATGAATGA
- the LOC103576755 gene encoding transcription factor Sp4 isoform X4: protein MASAAKLKETAEEEQDPLQAQAQTQETQDQQQQQQQQLEQQVSQPQLRFLNASVLQQLQQHQQEVQQQQQQQVHQHGQPQVITLQQLQNFVPMSQQQHDQQRPQTISVQTLPQQFLQGAQLINSQAALQQQQQQQQHGQQQQPQAQQQPQQQQLSYSVIPQMQTVNIDGQDALFIPSSPMTSMAAHHQSSPTMQFTTASGQQVQLASQQVQLANGQTIITPQPVSLIRAPNVFPTSIIQNIGGQTVQLPTGQSVQVRPLQFPLQHVQQTVPVQIPVTTNNGQTIYQTVHFPIQALSNVFNMGPQMMPQITQQIPQMAQIITPNGQIQQVQIANLSQLQNLQGQQVAAQVAQQVAQQQAAQQQVVQQVAQHQTQQQVVQQQQQQQQVAAAQAQAQAQAQQQQQVQQVVQQVMQQQAQQQQAQQQQQQVQNQQAAASTPTSSTSWSTSVSTPGNVQVVGIGQLGRPNSNVITTKDGQKIELSTLTRPADGIENELKLTSLDASQLAAGQVIHIPSAQATQQTIQPITITGAQGQQLTLISASALTNLASPQGGMMRSINVGNGGIMQIQPGTGVNTPNGFLQSIPLQNIPGLSNVQVIPASALQPATVQTLPTGAGGTPIVTGQTVHLDSSDPTKWQILQTIQANGTIAPSTPAPQPQQQQQNTTTINNTGEGEPKQHRRRVACNCPNCSDGDRTRDITHKRQHICHIPGCNKVYGKTSHLRAHLRWHTGERPFVCSWVFCGKKFTRSDELQRHRRTHTGEKRFQCPECTKKFMRSDHLTKHIKTHTKIRSTEAATSTQEGSSDSQSSSEDKIIIALHKETDQADIILPGTIEGLQSETPTHVTNE from the exons atggcTTCAGCGGCAAAACTCAAG GAAACAGCTGAAGAGGAACAAGATCCTCTGCAGGCACAAGCACAGACTCAAGAAACCCAGgatcagcagcagcaacagcagcagcagctaGAGCAGCAAGTGTCTCAACCTCAGTTACGGTTTCTCAATGCCAGTGTTCTCCAACAGTTGCAACAGCATCAGCAAGAAGtccagcagcagcaacagcagcaagTTCATCAACATGGACAACCCCAAGTCATCACACTCCAGCAGTTGCAGAATTTTGTCCCCATGTCCCAACAGCAGCATGACCAGCAGAGACCTCAAACTATTTCAGTACAAACTTTACCACAGCAATTTTTACAA gGTGCTCAGTTGATAAATAGCCAAGCAGCTctgcagcagcagcaacagcagcaacaacatgGACAGCAACAACAACCCCAAGCCCAACAGCAGCCACAGCAGCAGCAGTTGAGTTACAGTGTGATACCACAAATGCAGACAGTAAATATTGATGGCCAGGATGCACTTTTCATTCCGTCTTCGCCAATGACCTCGATGGCTGCTCATCACCAGTCATCGCCGACAATGCAATTCACAACAGCCAGTGGGCAACAGGTCCAGCTCGCATCTCAGCAAGTTCAGTTGGCAAATGGCCAGACAATTATCACTCCCCAGCCTGTCAGTTTAATCCGAGCACCAAATGTCTTTCCAACCTCGATTATCCAAAATATCGGGGGTCAAACAGTACAACTGCCTACAG GACAAAGTGTTCAAGTAAGGCCACTGCAGTTTCCACTTCAGCATGTTCAGCAAACTGTGCCTGTACAAATACCAGTTACCACCAACAATGGACAGACAATATATCAGACGGTGCATTTTCCAATTCAAGCGCTGTCGAATGTTTTTAATATGGGTCCACAAATGATGCCACAAATAACCCAg caaaTTCCCCAGATGGCGCAAATAATAACACCTAATGGGCAAATCCAACAAGTTCAAATAGCAAATTTATCTCAGCTTCAAAATCTCCAAGGTCAGCAGGTTGCCGCGCAAGTTGCTCAACAAGTAGCACAGCAGCAAGCAGCTCAGCAACAAGTCGTACAGCAGGTTGCTCAGCATCAAACTCAACAACAGGTCGttcagcaacagcagcagcaacaacaggTCGCGGCAGCTCAAGCTCAGGCCCAAGCTCAAgcgcaacagcagcagcaagtCCAACAAGTAGTCCAGCAAGTTATGCAACAGCAAGCTCAGCAACAACAGGCacagcaacaacagcagcaagtTCAGAATCAACAGGCTGCTGCTTCAACACCAACATCGAGCACCAGTTGGTCAACATCCGTATCAACTCCCGGCAATGTCCAAGTTGTTGGTATTGGCCAACTTGGTAGACCAAACTCAAATGTGATAACGACTAAAGACGGACAAAAAATAGAACTGTCTACTCTAACGAGACCTGCTGACGGCATTGAAAACGAATTAAAGTTAACGAGTTTAGATGCGAGTCAATTGGCTGCCGGTCAAGTTATTCATATACCCTCGGCACAAGCTACACAACAGACAATCCAACCGATAACGATTACTGGCGCACAAGGTCAGCAGCTCACTCTCATATCAGCATCTGCACTGACGAATTTAGCATCTCCACAGGGAGGAATGATGCGGAGTATAAATGTTGGGAATGGTGGAATAATGCAGATTCAACCAGGAACCGGCGTCAATACACCCAATGGATTTTTACAGTCGATACCTCTGCAAAATATACCCGGGCTAAGTAACGTTCAAGTTATTCCAGCAAGTGCTTTACAACCTGCTACTGTTCAAACACTGCCAACTGGCGCTGGTGGAACTCCGATTGTAACCGGTCAGACTGTTCATCTGGACTCCAGTGATCCAACAAAATGGCAAATACTGCAAACCATTCAAGCTAATGGCACGATAGCTCCATCTACTCCAGCTCCACAGccacaacagcagcagcaaaaCACCACGACAATAAATAACACCGGAGAAGGTGAACCCAAACAGCATCGACGACGTGTTGCTTGTAATTGTCCTAATTGCAGTGACGGTGATAGGACACGTGATATAACGCATAAACGTCAGCACATTTGTCACATTCCTGGTTGCAATAAAGTATACGGAAAGACAAGTCACTTGAGAGCTCACCTCAGGTGGCACACTGGAGAACGTCCTTTTGTGTGCAGTTGGGTCTTCTGCGGGAAAAAATTCACCAGGTCTGACGAATTGCAGAGGCACAGAAGAACCCACACTGGAGAAAAGAGGTTCCAGTGTCCTGAATGTACAAAGAAATTCATGCGCTCTGATCATCTTACAAAGCACATCAAAACGCATACTAAAATACGGAGCACC GAAGCTGCTACATCGACGCAAGAAGGCTCATCAGATAGCCAATCTTCGAGcgaagataaaattataattgcgCTTCACAAAGAGACTGATCAAGCGGACATTATACTGCCCGGAACTATCGAGGGCTTGCAGAGTGAAACGCCGACACATGTAACGAATGAATGA
- the LOC103576755 gene encoding transcription factor Sp4 isoform X3, whose protein sequence is MASAAKLKETAEEEQDPLQAQAQTQETQDQQQQQQQQLEQQVSQPQLRFLNASVLQQLQQHQQEVQQQQQQQVHQHGQPQVITLQQLQNFVPMSQQQHDQQRPQTISVQTLPQQFLQLINSQAALQQQQQQQQHGQQQQPQAQQQPQQQQLSYSVIPQMQTVNIDGQDALFIPSSPMTSMAAHHQSSPTMQFTTASGQQVQLASQQVQLANGQTIITPQPVSLIRAPNVFPTSIIQNIGGQTVQLPTDSKATVDVSGQSVQVRPLQFPLQHVQQTVPVQIPVTTNNGQTIYQTVHFPIQALSNVFNMGPQMMPQITQQIPQMAQIITPNGQIQQVQIANLSQLQNLQGQQVAAQVAQQVAQQQAAQQQVVQQVAQHQTQQQVVQQQQQQQQVAAAQAQAQAQAQQQQQVQQVVQQVMQQQAQQQQAQQQQQQVQNQQAAASTPTSSTSWSTSVSTPGNVQVVGIGQLGRPNSNVITTKDGQKIELSTLTRPADGIENELKLTSLDASQLAAGQVIHIPSAQATQQTIQPITITGAQGQQLTLISASALTNLASPQGGMMRSINVGNGGIMQIQPGTGVNTPNGFLQSIPLQNIPGLSNVQVIPASALQPATVQTLPTGAGGTPIVTGQTVHLDSSDPTKWQILQTIQANGTIAPSTPAPQPQQQQQNTTTINNTGEGEPKQHRRRVACNCPNCSDGDRTRDITHKRQHICHIPGCNKVYGKTSHLRAHLRWHTGERPFVCSWVFCGKKFTRSDELQRHRRTHTGEKRFQCPECTKKFMRSDHLTKHIKTHTKIRSTEAATSTQEGSSDSQSSSEDKIIIALHKETDQADIILPGTIEGLQSETPTHVTNE, encoded by the exons atggcTTCAGCGGCAAAACTCAAG GAAACAGCTGAAGAGGAACAAGATCCTCTGCAGGCACAAGCACAGACTCAAGAAACCCAGgatcagcagcagcaacagcagcagcagctaGAGCAGCAAGTGTCTCAACCTCAGTTACGGTTTCTCAATGCCAGTGTTCTCCAACAGTTGCAACAGCATCAGCAAGAAGtccagcagcagcaacagcagcaagTTCATCAACATGGACAACCCCAAGTCATCACACTCCAGCAGTTGCAGAATTTTGTCCCCATGTCCCAACAGCAGCATGACCAGCAGAGACCTCAAACTATTTCAGTACAAACTTTACCACAGCAATTTTTACAA TTGATAAATAGCCAAGCAGCTctgcagcagcagcaacagcagcaacaacatgGACAGCAACAACAACCCCAAGCCCAACAGCAGCCACAGCAGCAGCAGTTGAGTTACAGTGTGATACCACAAATGCAGACAGTAAATATTGATGGCCAGGATGCACTTTTCATTCCGTCTTCGCCAATGACCTCGATGGCTGCTCATCACCAGTCATCGCCGACAATGCAATTCACAACAGCCAGTGGGCAACAGGTCCAGCTCGCATCTCAGCAAGTTCAGTTGGCAAATGGCCAGACAATTATCACTCCCCAGCCTGTCAGTTTAATCCGAGCACCAAATGTCTTTCCAACCTCGATTATCCAAAATATCGGGGGTCAAACAGTACAACTGCCTACAG ATTCCAAGGCAACCGTGGATGTTTCAGGACAAAGTGTTCAAGTAAGGCCACTGCAGTTTCCACTTCAGCATGTTCAGCAAACTGTGCCTGTACAAATACCAGTTACCACCAACAATGGACAGACAATATATCAGACGGTGCATTTTCCAATTCAAGCGCTGTCGAATGTTTTTAATATGGGTCCACAAATGATGCCACAAATAACCCAg caaaTTCCCCAGATGGCGCAAATAATAACACCTAATGGGCAAATCCAACAAGTTCAAATAGCAAATTTATCTCAGCTTCAAAATCTCCAAGGTCAGCAGGTTGCCGCGCAAGTTGCTCAACAAGTAGCACAGCAGCAAGCAGCTCAGCAACAAGTCGTACAGCAGGTTGCTCAGCATCAAACTCAACAACAGGTCGttcagcaacagcagcagcaacaacaggTCGCGGCAGCTCAAGCTCAGGCCCAAGCTCAAgcgcaacagcagcagcaagtCCAACAAGTAGTCCAGCAAGTTATGCAACAGCAAGCTCAGCAACAACAGGCacagcaacaacagcagcaagtTCAGAATCAACAGGCTGCTGCTTCAACACCAACATCGAGCACCAGTTGGTCAACATCCGTATCAACTCCCGGCAATGTCCAAGTTGTTGGTATTGGCCAACTTGGTAGACCAAACTCAAATGTGATAACGACTAAAGACGGACAAAAAATAGAACTGTCTACTCTAACGAGACCTGCTGACGGCATTGAAAACGAATTAAAGTTAACGAGTTTAGATGCGAGTCAATTGGCTGCCGGTCAAGTTATTCATATACCCTCGGCACAAGCTACACAACAGACAATCCAACCGATAACGATTACTGGCGCACAAGGTCAGCAGCTCACTCTCATATCAGCATCTGCACTGACGAATTTAGCATCTCCACAGGGAGGAATGATGCGGAGTATAAATGTTGGGAATGGTGGAATAATGCAGATTCAACCAGGAACCGGCGTCAATACACCCAATGGATTTTTACAGTCGATACCTCTGCAAAATATACCCGGGCTAAGTAACGTTCAAGTTATTCCAGCAAGTGCTTTACAACCTGCTACTGTTCAAACACTGCCAACTGGCGCTGGTGGAACTCCGATTGTAACCGGTCAGACTGTTCATCTGGACTCCAGTGATCCAACAAAATGGCAAATACTGCAAACCATTCAAGCTAATGGCACGATAGCTCCATCTACTCCAGCTCCACAGccacaacagcagcagcaaaaCACCACGACAATAAATAACACCGGAGAAGGTGAACCCAAACAGCATCGACGACGTGTTGCTTGTAATTGTCCTAATTGCAGTGACGGTGATAGGACACGTGATATAACGCATAAACGTCAGCACATTTGTCACATTCCTGGTTGCAATAAAGTATACGGAAAGACAAGTCACTTGAGAGCTCACCTCAGGTGGCACACTGGAGAACGTCCTTTTGTGTGCAGTTGGGTCTTCTGCGGGAAAAAATTCACCAGGTCTGACGAATTGCAGAGGCACAGAAGAACCCACACTGGAGAAAAGAGGTTCCAGTGTCCTGAATGTACAAAGAAATTCATGCGCTCTGATCATCTTACAAAGCACATCAAAACGCATACTAAAATACGGAGCACC GAAGCTGCTACATCGACGCAAGAAGGCTCATCAGATAGCCAATCTTCGAGcgaagataaaattataattgcgCTTCACAAAGAGACTGATCAAGCGGACATTATACTGCCCGGAACTATCGAGGGCTTGCAGAGTGAAACGCCGACACATGTAACGAATGAATGA